The region GCCCTCGCCGAACACGACCTTCTGGAAGGCCTGCGCGGACTGATCGGCGACGCGCTCGGCGCCGGCGATCGTGTTGCTGTGCTCGGCCTGCTGGTCGCGCACGTTCAGGACCGTGGAGACCTCGGTGCGTGCCGGGTCGACCTCGTCCGTGCCGTTGTCGAAGTACGTCGCCACGATGACGCCGTACAGCTTCTCGGTCTCACCGTGCTCGACGGCGTCGGCCGGGGTGTTCATCGTGCCCTCGCACGTCTGGGTCCGCGACTCGAGCGGGTGCGCGTGCGTGTCGTGCCCGAGACCGAAGGTCCAGGACAGGTTCTCGCAGACGATCTCGTCGCCGTCCTCGGCGTCGGTGGCCGTGTACCGGTACGGCACGGCGTCACCCCACGAGAAGAACCCGCCGTCGGCCGGGTAGTTCAGCGTCAGCTCGGGCGCCTCGTTGCCGACCGTCACCACGGTGCTCGTGGCGGTGGACTTGCCCTGCGGGTCGGTGACGCGCAGCGTGACGGCGTAGGTGCCGACCTGCTCGAACGTCTCCTGGGCGGAGACGCCCTCGGCGTCGAACGTCCCGTCGCGGTCGAAGTCCCACTCGTAGGTGAGCTCCTCGCCCTCCGGGTCGTAGGACTGCGAACCGTCGAACGTGACGGTGACGGGAGCCGTGGCCGAGGAGGCCGGGTCCGCCGTCGCGATCGCGACCGGGGACTTGTTCTCCGGAGCCCACTCGACGCGGTACAGGCCCGCCTCGGGGTTCTGCCGGAAGAAGCCCTTGCCGTAGTCGAGCACGTACATCGCGCCGTCGGGGCCGATCTCCATGTCGATCGGACCGGACCACGTCGGCTGGTTGTTGGTCTCGAGAGCCTCGTTGGGCATGAAGTTCTCGATCTCGGTGACCGCGCCGTCCCAGTCCACACCCTCGTCGGTGCCGAGCCCCTCGAGGCTGATGGCGGCGACGTAGTCCTGGCTGAACTCGTACATGAACGCCTTGCCGTCCCAGTACTCGGGCAGCTGGCCGGGGTTCTCGATCGTCTCGTCGTAGCGGAAGACCGGGCCGCCCATCGGGCCCTGGCCGCCGTTGGGCGAGAACTCGACGAGCTCGTCGAACGGCTGGTCACCCGGGTTGTCGCCGTAGTAGAGCTGCGGCGCGGTGGCCGGCGGGAGCGTCTCGAGACCGGTGTTCCAGCGCGAGTTGTTCACCGCGCCGGCCTCGCAGTCGAAGAACTCGCGCGGTGCGGAGTTCTCGAAGTCCCACTCGTTGTAGTTGGCGTTGGGGCCGTGGCAGTACGGCCAGCCGCCGTTCATCGCGACGGTCGTGGACTGCCACTCGACGTAGCCCATCGGACCGCGCTCGTCGCTCGCGACGCCGGAGTCCGGCCCGTAGTCGGCCCACGTCAGGGCGCCGGAGGCGGGGTCGACCGCCATCCGGAACGGGTTGCGCAGACCGCCGACGTAGATCTCCGGGCGCGTGCCCTCGGTCCCCACGGGGAAGAGGTTGCCCTCGGGGATCGAGTAGCTGGCGTCGTCGTTCACCGCGATGCGCAGGATCGCGCCGCGCAGGTCGTTGGTGTTGCCGGCGCCGCGACGGGCGTCGACGCCCGGGTTCATGCCGGGGGCGTCGTTGTTCGGCGCGAAGCCGTTGGCACCGGGGGCGCTGGCGGGCGTGTTGTCGCCCGTGCCGAGCAGCAGGTTGCCGTCGAGGTCGAAGTCGATGTCACCGCCGACGTGGCAGCACTGACCGCGCTGGGCCTCGACCTTGAGGATGACCTCCTCGTTGTCCAGGTCGAGGGTGCGCGCCTCGAAGTCCCACTGGACGCGCGTCAGCTGGTTGTAGCCGCGCCAGATGTCCCAGTAGGAGTCGTCCTCACCCTCGGGGAGCGACGTGGGGGCCGACCCCTCGGGCGTGGTCTCGGGGTAGTTCTCGCCCTCGTCGTTGCTCATCACCCGGGGGGCGTAGAACAGGTAGATCCACCCGTTCTCCTCGAAGTCGGGGTCCAGCGCCAGGCTCTGGAGACCGTCCTCGGAGTTGTTGTAGACGTCGATGTCCGCGATCTGCGTCGTGGCACCGGTGCTCGGGTCCGTGTGGCGGATGACGCCGTCGCGCGCCGTGTGCAGCACGGTCAGGTCGGGCAGCACGCTCAGCCCGATGGGCTCGCCCACGTCCTTGGCCAGGAGCACGCGCTCGTAGTTGGCCCAGTCGGTGGGGTCCGTCGGGTCGGCCGCCACCACGGGGGCCTCGTGGTCGTGGCCCGGGTGGGCCATCGCCGCGGTGGGGGGCAGTACGAGCGCCCCCACCGCTGCAGCGAGCACACCGGCTCGCAGCTTCCTTCTCATCACAGTGCACTTCCTTCGTCGTCGAACGTTGTGCGACGTGGCGGCCCCGGTCAGGTGGGCCCCACGGCGGGTTGTTCGGGCGTTGGTCCCTGCTGCTCCTTCCTGTCCGCCCCCGACGGCTCGACCGCGTGTGCGATCGAGAAGACTCAGCCCCCGGACGCGCTCAGCGGGTCGAGAACGCGGCGTCGAACGCGGCGTCCGACGGGTCGAAGGCGTGGGTCCGCACGAACTCCAGCGCCTGGGGCGCGCCGATCAGGCGGTCCATCCCGGCGTCCTCCCACTCCACCGACAGCGGGCCGGTGTAGCCGATGGTGTTGAGCATCCGGAACGCGTCCTCCCACGGCACGTCGCCGCGGCCCGTGGAGATGAAGTCCCAGCCGCGGCGCGGGTCGGCCCACGGCAGGTGGGAGCCGAGACGACCGTTGCGGCCGTTGGTCAGGCGCTTCTTCGTGTCCTTGCAGTGGACGTGGTAGATCCTGTCCTTGAAGTCCCACAGGAACGCCACCGGGTCCAGGTCCTGCCACACCATGTGCGACGGGTCCCAGTTCAGTCCGAACGACTCGCGGTGACCGATCGCCTCGAGGGTGCGCTGCGTCGTCCAGAAGTCGTAGGCGATCTCGCTGGGGTGCGGCTCGAGCGCGAAGCGGACGCCGACCTCCTCGAACACGTCGAGGATCGGGTTCCAGCGGTCGGCGAAGTCCTGGTAGCCCGCCTCGATCAGCTCGTCGGAGACGGGCGGGAACATCGCGACGTACTTCCAGATGGCCGAGCCGGTGAAGCCCGTGACGGTCTTCACCCCGAGCCGCGCCGCCGCGCGCGCCGTCATCTTGAGCTCCTCCGCGGCGCGCTGCCGCACGCCCTCGGCCTCGCCGTCGCCCCAGATGCGGTCGGGGAGGATGTCGCGGTGGCGCGCGTCGATCGGGTCGTCGCAGACGGCCTGACCCTTGAGGTGGTTGGAGATCGTCCAGGCCTTGAGGCCGTTCTTCTCCAGGATCGCGAGGCGGTCGGCGACGTAGTCGTCGTCCTCCGCCGCGCGCCACACGTCGAGGTGGTCGCCCCACGAGGCGATCTCGAGACCGTCGAAGCCCCACTCGCCGGCGAGCCGGGCCACCTCCTCGAAGGGCAGGTCGGCCCACTGGCCGGTGAACAGGGTGACGGGACGGGGCATGGGGTTCCTTCCGGAGGTCGTTCTCGCGGGCGGGGTGGGGCGGGGGTGGTGCTGACGGGCGGTGCCGGTGGTCGGGGTCGGTGGGTGGGTCAGTGCGCGAGGGCGACGGCGCCGCTGCGCACCTCGACCCACGCCCGCTCCCCGCGGGCGCTGGTCTCCACGGCCTCGAGCACGTGCTGCACGTCGAGCGCCTGCGCGAAGCTGGGGGTGGGCTCCTCGCCGTCGTGGATCGCGCGCACGAGGTCGACCACCTGGTGGGTGAAGCCGTGCTCGTACCCGAGCCCGTGGCCGGGGGCCACCACGCGCCGACGTAGGGGTGCTCCGGCTCGGTGACCACGATGCGGCGGAAGCCGGATGCGTGGCT is a window of Litorihabitans aurantiacus DNA encoding:
- a CDS encoding sugar phosphate isomerase/epimerase family protein; translation: MPRPVTLFTGQWADLPFEEVARLAGEWGFDGLEIASWGDHLDVWRAAEDDDYVADRLAILEKNGLKAWTISNHLKGQAVCDDPIDARHRDILPDRIWGDGEAEGVRQRAAEELKMTARAAARLGVKTVTGFTGSAIWKYVAMFPPVSDELIEAGYQDFADRWNPILDVFEEVGVRFALEPHPSEIAYDFWTTQRTLEAIGHRESFGLNWDPSHMVWQDLDPVAFLWDFKDRIYHVHCKDTKKRLTNGRNGRLGSHLPWADPRRGWDFISTGRGDVPWEDAFRMLNTIGYTGPLSVEWEDAGMDRLIGAPQALEFVRTHAFDPSDAAFDAAFSTR